Genomic segment of Azospirillum brasilense:
GAGCGCGAGCACGAGCGTACGGCTTGCCCAGCGGATGGCGGCGACCGGGACGCTGGAACCGGCCCGGCAGGGGCGCCCGCCCGGCGGCGGCAAGCTGGCCCCGCATGCGGATTTTCTGATCGGCCGGGTGGAGAAGCAAGGCGATATTACCATGCCGGAACTGGCCGCCAAGTTGAACGCCAAGCGCGGGGTCACGGTCCACCCCGCCTCGCTGTCGCGCTTCCTGCTCGCCCGCGGCTACAGCGTCAAAAAAAATGCTGCTGGCGACCGAGGCCGGTCGCGCTGACGTTGCTGAGGACCGCCGGACTTGGCGAAGCCACCGTCAGCCCCGGATGCGCGCGGAAGCCGTCGACTCCATCTGCGACCTCTACACGCCCGACGAATGCTGGAATTACCTCAGGCATGCGGGATATGCGCCAAATTAAAAGCTCGAAACTTTAAACGCTCGAAACTCTAACTGCCAACGGACAGGCGGCCAGCCTCCTCCCCTAACGGATGGGGTGCAGCGCGCAGTCGGACGACACTGGCCGCCACCTTCGATACGGACATCTTGCGGACACAGATTGGACGCGCCGGTTCGCCGGACACAAAAAAAGCCAGCAACCCCTTGGGATTGCTGGCTAATTTGGTTGCGGGGGCAGGATTTGAACCTGCGACCTTCAGGTTATGAGCCTGACGAGCTACCGGGCTGCTCCACCCCGCGGGTGTTGGGCTGCTGGGAACCGGCAGTGTGGCGACGATTGTCAAGTGCGTGCGAAGCCTGCTGCGTCCACATCCGTTTTGGTTTGGCGTGTGCCGTGGTGACCTGGCGGCGACCTACTCTCCCACGTCTTAAGACGCAGTACCATCGGCGC
This window contains:
- a CDS encoding transposase, which produces MGRSYSSDLRVRIYAEIEQGGSRRGAARRFDVSASTSVRLAQRMAATGTLEPARQGRPPGGGKLAPHADFLIGRVEKQGDITMPELAAKLNAKRGVTVHPASLSRFLLARGYSVKKNAAGDRGRSR